In the genome of Triticum urartu cultivar G1812 chromosome 5, Tu2.1, whole genome shotgun sequence, one region contains:
- the LOC125556396 gene encoding uncharacterized protein LOC125556396: MATQTEPAAPPRRLLGPPVIRAARPSPGPADVAAPASHPFLDLLDAAFNAPSAAEAKAALKPRRALTENCSATYANSGNPCLDLFFQVVPDTPPERVRALLAAAWAHDALTALKLACNLRGVRGTGKSDKEGFYAAALWLHDNHPRTLACNVAALAEFGYLKDFPELLFRLIHGPDVRKVAREGAAADKVRRKEKDFAKQREALRASLASRKRARELAPVPPKATFGDFLSAALSKAGRKPMEVETVPVSVTVQEPAEQKPEEMEVDVDQKKKPRRMSKKVRKVAKLAVQSLETYYGDSAYSFLFEAVADFFAALLASDLEQLAAGGKKRKIGLAAKWCPTPGSSFDRTTLLCEAIARRLFPRDSDPEYAQLTDEHYTYRALHRLRREVLVPLRKVLELPEVYMSAQRWSELPYTRVASVAMRRYKFLFKKHDEERFDKYLEDVEAGKAKISAGALLPHEIAASALSGVEDDVSELQWRRMVDDLRSKGALSNCISVCDVSGSMHGTPMHVCIALGVLTSELSEEPWAGKVITFSERPEIHLIKGKTLREKMSFVESMQWDMNTNFQAVFDQILSTAVEARLAPEKMIRTIFVYSDMEFDQASATGGYYARSRSWDTDYEVICKKFRAAGYGDVVPQIIFWNLRDSKSTPVTSTQPGVAMVSGFSKNLLKIFLKNDGVVNPEAIMMEAIAGEEYQKLEVFD; the protein is encoded by the coding sequence ATGGCGACGCAGACGGAGCCCGctgcgccgccgcgccgcctcctcgGCCCTCCCGTCATCCGCGCCGCCCGCCCCTCGCCCGGCCCCGCCGACGTCGCCGCGCCCGCGTCGCACCCCTTCCTCGACCTCCTCGACGCGGCCTTCAACGCGCCGTCCGCCGCGGAGGCCAAGGCCGCGCTCAAGCCGCGGAGGGCGCTCACGGAGAACTGCTCCGCCACGTACGCCAACTCGGGCAACCCCTGCCTCGACCTCTTCTTCCAGGTGGTGCCCGACACGCCGCCCGAGCGCGTGCGCGCGCTGCTCGCCGCGGCGTGGGCGCACGACGCGCTCACGGCGCTCAAGCTCGCCTGCAACCTCCGCGGCGTCCGCGGCACCGGCAAGTCGGACAAGGAGGGCTTCTACGCGGCCGCACTCTGGCTGCACGACAACCACCCGCGCACGCTCGCCTGCAACGTCGCCGCGCTCGCCGAGTTCGGCTACCTCAAGGACTTCCCCGAGCTGCTCTTCCGCCTCATCCACGGCCCCGACGTGCGCAAGGTCGCCAGGGAGGGCGCCGCCGCCGACAAGgtgaggaggaaggagaaggactTCGCCAAGCAGCGGGAGGCCTTGCGGGCTAGCCTGGCCAGCCGCAAGCGCGCCCGCGAGCTGGCCCCTGTGCCGCCCAAGGCCACCTTCGGCGACTTCCTCTCCGCCGCCCTCTCCAAGGCCGGCAGGAAGCCCATGGAGGTGGAGACCGTCCCTGTGTCTGTCACGGTCCAGGAGCCGGCCGAGCAGAAGCCCGAGGAGATGGAGGTGGACGTGGACCAGAAGAAGAAGCCCCGGCGGATGTCCAAGAAGGTCCGGAAGGTGGCCAAGCTCGCCGTGCAGTCGCTGGAGACGTACTACGGCGACAGCGCGTACAGCTTCCTGTTCGAGGCCGTCGCGGACTTCTTCGCCGCCCTCCTCGCTTCGGACCTCGAGCAGCTGGCCGCAGGTGGCAAGAAGAGGAAGATCGGCCTCGCCGCGAAGTGGTGCCCCACGCCGGGCTCGTCCTTCGACCGCACCACGCTGCTCTGCGAGGCCATCGCCCGTCGCCTCTTCCCGCGCGACTCGGACCCCGAGTACGCCCAGCTCACGGACGAGCACTACACGTACCGCGCCCTCCACCGCCTCCGCCGCGAGGTGCTCGTGCCGCTGCGCAAAGTGCTGGAACTCCCGGAGGTGTACATGAGCGCCCAGCGGTGGTCGGAGCTCCCCTACACCCGCGTGGCCTCGGTGGCCATGCGGCGGTACAAGTTCCTCTTCAAGAAGCACGACGAGGAGCGCTTCGACAAGTACCTGGAGGACGTGGAGGCCGGCAAGGCCAAGATCTCGGCGGGCGCGCTCCTGCCGCACGAGATCGCCGCGTCCGCCTTAAGTGGCGTGGAGGACGACGTGTCGGAGCTGCAGTGGCGCCGCATGGTAGACGACCTGCGCTCCAAGGGGGCGCTGAGCAACTGCATCTCCGTCTGCGACGTGTCCGGCAGCATGCACGGCACCCCGATGCATGTGTGCATCGCGCTGGGCGTGCTCACATCGGAGCTCAGCGAGGAGCCCTGGGCAGGCAAGGTGATCACCTTCAGCGAGAGGCCCGAGATCCACCTGATCAAGGGCAAGACCCTTCGGGAGAAGATGAGTTTCGTGGAGAGTATGCAGTGGGACATGAACACCAACTTCCAGGCGGTGTTCGACCAGATCCTCTCCACTGCGGTGGAGGCCCGGCTGGCGCCCGAGAAGATGATCAGGACCATTTTCGTGTACAGCGACATGGAGTTCGACCAGGCGTCGGCGACCGGCGGGTACTATGCTCGCAGCAGGTCGTGGGACACGGACTACGAGGTGATCTGCAAGAAGTTCAGGGCTGCCGGGTATGGCGACGTGGTGCCCCAGATCATCTTCTGGAACCTGCGTGACTCGAAGTCGACGCCGGTGACGTCGACCCAGCCTGGGGTGGCCATGGTGAGCGGCTTCTCCAAGAACTTGCTCAAGATCTTCCTGAAGAACGACGGCGTGGTGAACCCCGAGGCCATCATGATGGAGGCCATCGCCGGCGAGGAGTACCAGAAGCTGGAGGTGTTCGATTAG
- the LOC125556397 gene encoding dirigent protein 1-like, with translation MTPSLPSLLLVLLLALWTAPYLPARAGGLTHIHLYMHETFAGPNATTLTAVPSPLGADATFGAVGVLDDELRYGPDARNSSLVRRYQGLFVSAGLVSPPGAQSAINLVFTAGERRGSTLAMLGPVLSFTSAIERAVVGGTGTFRMARGYCVMTRAGSPTPESLVYEVDLFLDMYHA, from the coding sequence ATGACCCCCTCCTTGCCGTCGCTGTTGCTCGTCCTCCTGCTGGCCTTGTGGACGGCGCCCTACCTCCCAGCGCGCGCCGGCGGCCTCACGCACATCCACCTGTACATGCACGAGACCTTCGCCGGCCCGAACGCCACGACGCTCACGGCGGTGCCGTCCCCTCTGGGCGCCGACGCGACGTTCGGGGCGGTCGGCGTGCTCGACGACGAGCTGCGCTACGGGCCGGACGCGAGGAACTCGTCGCTCGTCCGCCGGTACCAGGGCCTCTTCGTCAGCGCGGGGCTCGTGAGCCCGCCGGGCGCGCAATCGGCGATCAACCTCGTCTTCACGGCCGGCGAGCGCCGCGGGAGCACTCTGGCCATGCTGGGCCCCGTGCTGAGCTTCACGAGCGCCATCGAGCGCGCCGTGGTGGGCGGCACCGGCACCTTCAGGATGGCGCGCGGGTACTGCGTCATGACGCGCGCCGGCAGCCCCACGCCGGAGTCCCTCGTCTACGAGGTCGACCTGTTCCTGGACATGTACCATGCCTGA